Proteins found in one Sporosarcina jeotgali genomic segment:
- a CDS encoding YjdJ family protein: MKYAGQYLIASMLLAFSTFIAWYEGSAIREVPWEWKHTALFSKVFNGQITNNSDISQLDYFIYAAKFHPVYPILILFSLSYIATLSGYLLLKNNIKRLTVFLSAISIIQVLLGLTIYSSPTVGGKYFIFAFLFNGLINLSLAIVFFLRMLKGTKNKGNFIFFT, encoded by the coding sequence ATGAAATATGCCGGTCAATACTTAATAGCCTCAATGCTTTTAGCTTTTTCAACGTTTATAGCATGGTATGAAGGGAGTGCAATTAGGGAAGTCCCGTGGGAGTGGAAGCACACTGCATTATTTTCAAAAGTATTTAATGGACAGATTACAAATAACTCCGATATATCACAATTAGACTATTTTATCTATGCAGCAAAATTTCATCCTGTGTATCCTATATTAATTCTATTTAGCTTATCTTATATCGCAACTTTAAGCGGTTACTTATTACTTAAAAATAACATCAAAAGATTAACAGTCTTTCTTTCTGCAATTAGTATAATCCAAGTTTTATTAGGTTTAACAATATATAGTTCACCAACAGTAGGAGGGAAATATTTCATCTTTGCTTTTCTTTTTAATGGGTTAATCAATCTATCTCTTGCTATTGTGTTCTTTTTAAGGATGCTAAAAGGTACTAAGAATAAAGGGAATTTTATATTTTTTACCTAA
- the tnpA gene encoding IS66 family insertion sequence element accessory protein TnpA, which yields MKRKEKELYWIDQIKDYRQSGESLIEWCEKKEIKIYTMKYWLRKQSPVSAESQETAWIPCVVEEPSSASITLKIKNVEIEVLSGFQDELLLRVLRTLEEL from the coding sequence TTGAAAAGAAAAGAGAAAGAATTGTACTGGATAGACCAAATAAAAGACTATCGACAAAGTGGAGAATCCTTAATTGAGTGGTGCGAGAAGAAAGAAATTAAGATCTACACAATGAAATACTGGTTACGGAAGCAGTCGCCAGTATCCGCCGAATCACAAGAAACTGCTTGGATTCCCTGCGTGGTCGAGGAACCTTCAAGTGCTTCTATTACACTAAAGATAAAAAATGTAGAAATCGAAGTATTGAGTGGCTTCCAGGACGAATTGTTACTCAGGGTCCTTCGGACACTTGAAGAACTATGA
- a CDS encoding topoisomerase produces the protein MIKKAIISGVLFSSIFLVGCNGEPEVVVLEDSENEENDADLSSELNLVSELKSEVITSITEQTELDKESIAIMVDGNVKDMTVSVSYPKDVKVDETMIQQAVEDSIKKVSEAENATISEEDITIKIEKY, from the coding sequence ATGATTAAAAAAGCTATAATTTCAGGAGTATTATTCAGTTCGATTTTTTTAGTTGGGTGTAATGGAGAGCCCGAAGTGGTAGTACTAGAGGATTCAGAAAACGAGGAAAATGATGCGGATTTATCATCAGAATTGAATTTAGTTTCAGAGTTGAAAAGTGAAGTAATAACATCTATTACAGAGCAAACGGAACTGGATAAAGAATCAATAGCAATAATGGTGGATGGTAATGTTAAAGATATGACTGTATCAGTAAGTTACCCGAAGGATGTAAAAGTAGATGAAACAATGATTCAACAAGCAGTGGAGGATTCTATAAAGAAAGTTTCCGAAGCAGAAAACGCAACAATTAGCGAAGAAGATATAACAATAAAAATCGAGAAGTATTAA
- the tnpC gene encoding IS66 family transposase translates to MKTLDGNTSPTIEELEKKNAQLENKMKTLELKLQWYEEQFKLAQQKRFGSSSEKTDDNQLSLPLFNEAEVSASVLLAEPTMETISYARKKVGDRAEKLKNLPVETIHYDLLDEEKVCLACDHELHEMSIQTRQELKIVPAQVKVVEHIQHIYSCRHCENHSITTPIVKAKMPNPVIPKGLASPSAIAFIMTQKFADGLPLYRQEKQLERMGIPLNRQTLSNWVISATTRWLTPVYECLHRQLMQEDLLHADETSVQVLDEPGKSAQSKSYMWLYRTSGSSKKPMVLFDYRPNRAKENPQKFLSGFTGYLHVDGYAGYESLENVELSGCWAHARRKFDEALKATKGASSDSNRSTIAKKGLAFCNQLFAIERKIKDKNPEERLKIRQQDSQPVLDAYLVWLTEQKEIIAPKSATGGAITYSLNQWQKLTTFMKDGRIEIDNNRAERSIKPFVIGRKNWLFAVSTTGAKSSAIAYSLVETAKENNLNPFLYLQFLFEELPQLDMNDKLQIDHLMPWSKELPKDCYIQKRK, encoded by the coding sequence ATGAAAACACTGGACGGAAACACCTCACCCACAATTGAAGAGCTTGAGAAAAAGAACGCGCAGCTGGAGAACAAGATGAAGACCTTGGAATTGAAGCTGCAATGGTACGAAGAACAGTTTAAACTGGCTCAGCAGAAACGGTTCGGTTCATCGAGTGAGAAGACCGATGACAATCAGTTGTCGCTTCCACTCTTTAACGAGGCTGAAGTTTCTGCGTCTGTCTTGTTGGCAGAACCTACAATGGAGACGATTAGCTATGCACGCAAAAAAGTCGGCGACCGTGCAGAAAAACTTAAGAATCTTCCGGTTGAAACCATTCATTATGACCTTTTGGACGAAGAGAAGGTCTGTTTGGCGTGCGATCACGAACTCCACGAAATGAGTATTCAAACTCGACAAGAGTTGAAGATTGTACCGGCACAAGTGAAGGTCGTCGAACATATACAGCACATTTACAGTTGCCGTCATTGCGAGAACCATTCAATCACGACGCCGATCGTGAAGGCAAAGATGCCGAATCCAGTCATCCCGAAGGGATTGGCTTCTCCTTCAGCGATTGCCTTTATCATGACCCAAAAGTTTGCGGATGGTCTGCCTCTTTATCGCCAAGAAAAGCAGCTGGAACGCATGGGGATTCCGTTGAATCGACAGACGCTCTCAAATTGGGTGATCTCGGCCACAACACGGTGGTTGACTCCAGTCTATGAGTGCCTTCATCGGCAATTGATGCAGGAAGACTTACTTCACGCTGATGAAACCAGCGTACAAGTACTGGATGAGCCGGGTAAGTCGGCACAATCCAAGTCCTACATGTGGCTCTATCGCACGAGTGGTAGTTCAAAGAAACCGATGGTTCTCTTCGATTACCGTCCGAATCGCGCGAAAGAAAATCCACAGAAGTTCTTGAGCGGGTTCACGGGATATCTGCATGTCGATGGGTATGCGGGTTATGAATCCCTGGAAAATGTCGAACTTTCGGGGTGTTGGGCGCACGCACGCCGGAAATTTGATGAAGCCCTCAAGGCAACTAAAGGTGCGTCGTCAGATTCGAACCGTTCGACGATTGCGAAGAAGGGGCTTGCTTTCTGTAATCAATTATTTGCGATTGAGCGTAAGATCAAGGATAAAAATCCAGAAGAGCGCCTAAAAATTAGACAACAAGACAGTCAGCCTGTGCTGGATGCTTATTTGGTCTGGCTAACGGAACAGAAAGAAATCATTGCGCCCAAATCAGCAACCGGCGGTGCGATCACGTATTCCTTGAATCAATGGCAAAAACTGACGACCTTTATGAAAGATGGGCGCATCGAAATCGACAACAATCGTGCCGAAAGATCGATCAAACCATTTGTCATTGGAAGAAAGAATTGGCTGTTCGCTGTTTCGACGACTGGAGCGAAATCCAGCGCAATCGCTTATAGTCTCGTAGAGACGGCCAAAGAGAACAACTTAAATCCATTTCTTTATCTGCAATTTCTTTTCGAAGAACTTCCACAGCTTGATATGAATGACAAATTACAAATCGATCATCTGATGCCTTGGTCGAAAGAACTTCCTAAGGACTGTTATATCCAGAAAAGAAAATGA
- a CDS encoding DUF6366 family protein yields MGRDNETPEERRERLRQKELKHPASSIHGSVLSDLVGGLGWKGTGLMILLLIIGFIIYATFFR; encoded by the coding sequence ATGGGTAGAGATAATGAAACTCCTGAAGAAAGACGTGAAAGATTAAGGCAGAAGGAATTAAAGCATCCCGCAAGCAGTATTCACGGAAGCGTACTTTCGGATTTAGTAGGTGGCTTAGGTTGGAAAGGCACTGGACTTATGATTCTTTTATTGATAATTGGATTTATAATATACGCCACCTTCTTTCGTTAA
- a CDS encoding TIGR04104 family putative zinc finger protein: MRKCQNCNMPFSWSKVYKAFLGWVYKPVTCDNCGAEHKLTFEGRLLFVSLTGLPMLLFVIFFSPFTNHLATLGAGLAILSIGSLFVPYFVKFKVA; this comes from the coding sequence TTGCGAAAATGTCAAAATTGTAATATGCCTTTCAGCTGGAGTAAAGTTTACAAAGCATTTTTAGGCTGGGTCTACAAACCAGTTACATGTGATAATTGCGGTGCAGAACATAAATTGACTTTTGAAGGCAGGTTGCTTTTTGTATCGCTTACTGGCTTGCCAATGCTTCTTTTTGTCATTTTCTTTTCACCTTTCACTAACCATTTGGCTACGCTGGGTGCAGGACTCGCCATACTGAGTATTGGCTCTTTGTTCGTACCGTATTTTGTTAAATTCAAAGTTGCTTGA
- a CDS encoding alpha/beta fold hydrolase — translation MKKFQIAVDGHTFHGCELGDNSRPSLVCLHGMTGDLNSFSGLNEYLINDFHLILIDNPGHGETESLHRAEDYMFSSLAKRMYQVIQQITNQPFYMMGHSWGADICLHAAKMYPDKVSGVILLDGGFAFPEHVDGLTEETALIDWKEYVESSIYGSWDEVVKEYQSYTTKQWNTNLDPLIASSFKKVNDTYVFKADVFSILAIIKAFYKEPCSTAFNSIQCPVLLLHAAIEPADSARKIGVQEIKKGVDVLKVIGIENTQHHLHWDNPEEVSVQ, via the coding sequence TTGAAGAAGTTTCAAATAGCAGTAGATGGCCATACATTTCATGGGTGTGAACTTGGTGATAACAGCCGTCCTTCACTTGTTTGTCTGCACGGAATGACAGGTGATTTAAATAGTTTTTCTGGGCTCAATGAATACTTAATAAATGATTTTCATCTTATTCTAATAGATAACCCGGGACACGGGGAAACTGAGTCGCTTCATCGGGCTGAGGACTATATGTTTTCCTCTTTAGCAAAAAGGATGTATCAAGTGATACAGCAGATTACGAATCAACCTTTTTACATGATGGGGCATTCATGGGGGGCAGACATTTGCCTGCATGCAGCAAAAATGTATCCCGATAAGGTTAGTGGCGTTATTTTATTAGACGGAGGATTTGCTTTTCCTGAGCATGTTGACGGACTGACAGAGGAAACAGCCTTGATTGATTGGAAAGAATACGTGGAGTCCAGTATTTATGGATCTTGGGATGAAGTGGTCAAAGAATACCAAAGTTACACAACAAAGCAATGGAATACCAATCTCGATCCCTTAATAGCCTCCAGTTTTAAAAAAGTTAACGATACCTATGTATTTAAGGCTGACGTCTTCAGTATCTTAGCGATTATTAAGGCATTCTATAAAGAGCCTTGTTCGACTGCTTTTAATAGCATTCAGTGTCCTGTTTTATTACTTCATGCCGCAATTGAACCTGCAGATTCAGCTCGCAAAATAGGAGTACAGGAAATTAAAAAAGGCGTTGACGTATTAAAGGTAATTGGAATAGAAAATACTCAGCACCATCTTCATTGGGACAATCCGGAAGAAGTAAGCGTCCAATAA
- a CDS encoding IS1182 family transposase has product MFKKYTMNQLILPLDMEMKLQKDDIAYAVNELVESIPGEAFTGFLRETGCPAYHPRMMMKVLLCAYTQSVFSGRKIEGLLKDSVRMMWLAQGYEPTYRTINRFRVHPEVKELLRQCFVQFRCRLVEEKQIDEEAIFIDGTKLEANANKYTFVWRKAVERYSASLMEKSNQMYEELLAKNIIPEIERESSDELTTNDLSNILNKLEDTVQIYDEKIEESEDTEVRKELRSQRKEPKQYRKKFQDFLQRKEKYRIHMEIFGDRNSYSKTDYDATFMRMKEDHMRNGQLKAGYNVQVATEGQYALAYDIYPNPTDTRTLIPFLNLIEKDYFELPEYIVADAGYGSEQNYGDILENRKRTPLITYNQYRKEKTKKYKEDPFNTMNWAYDEDADSYTCPNGRRLGFSYFSKRTDKYGFTREYKVYESDDCSDCPLRSLCTKAHEGNNRKLYINEKWEMHKTIIRAKLSEEKTGSLYGQRKIDVEPVFGFLKANLAFTRFSVRGNEKVKNEMGFAFMAVNLRKYTAINNIHASTNGKNTRKKASVHQKSVNTRFLFQFDWLCPSLFFYHRN; this is encoded by the coding sequence ATGTTTAAAAAGTATACCATGAATCAATTAATTTTGCCGCTCGATATGGAAATGAAGTTACAGAAAGATGATATTGCCTACGCTGTGAATGAGCTCGTGGAGTCGATCCCTGGAGAAGCCTTCACAGGCTTTTTGCGTGAAACTGGCTGTCCCGCCTATCACCCACGCATGATGATGAAGGTTTTGCTCTGCGCTTACACACAATCTGTGTTTTCCGGTAGGAAGATTGAAGGGCTATTGAAAGATAGTGTCCGGATGATGTGGCTAGCTCAGGGATACGAACCAACTTATCGCACGATTAATCGCTTTCGGGTTCACCCCGAAGTGAAAGAACTTCTACGTCAATGCTTTGTGCAGTTCCGCTGCCGACTTGTCGAAGAAAAGCAAATTGATGAAGAAGCCATCTTCATAGACGGAACGAAGCTCGAAGCGAATGCGAATAAGTATACGTTTGTTTGGCGCAAAGCCGTTGAAAGATACAGTGCGAGCCTGATGGAAAAATCAAATCAGATGTATGAGGAACTTTTGGCAAAGAACATCATTCCGGAAATCGAACGAGAAAGTTCGGACGAACTTACCACGAACGACCTGTCCAACATCCTCAACAAGCTGGAAGATACGGTACAGATCTACGATGAAAAAATTGAAGAAAGTGAAGATACAGAAGTTCGAAAAGAGCTCCGGTCGCAACGTAAGGAACCAAAACAGTATCGGAAAAAGTTCCAGGATTTTTTACAACGTAAAGAAAAATATCGGATTCACATGGAAATTTTCGGAGACCGTAACAGCTATTCCAAGACGGATTATGACGCCACCTTCATGAGGATGAAGGAGGATCATATGAGGAATGGTCAGCTCAAGGCAGGCTACAATGTACAAGTAGCAACAGAAGGACAGTATGCGCTAGCTTACGATATCTACCCAAACCCAACAGATACACGAACACTCATCCCGTTTCTTAATCTCATCGAGAAAGACTACTTCGAGCTGCCGGAGTACATCGTCGCAGATGCTGGTTATGGCAGTGAACAGAACTATGGAGATATCCTTGAAAACAGAAAGCGTACCCCATTAATCACCTACAATCAGTATCGGAAAGAAAAGACAAAGAAATACAAAGAAGATCCGTTCAACACAATGAATTGGGCTTATGATGAGGATGCAGATTCCTACACTTGTCCGAATGGCCGTAGGCTAGGATTTAGCTATTTTTCAAAACGTACCGACAAATACGGATTCACACGCGAATACAAAGTATATGAAAGTGATGATTGTTCCGATTGTCCATTGCGCTCCCTTTGTACGAAAGCGCATGAAGGCAACAACCGGAAATTATATATCAATGAAAAATGGGAAATGCATAAAACAATCATTCGAGCGAAGCTTTCAGAAGAGAAAACAGGTTCACTCTACGGTCAACGGAAAATCGACGTAGAACCAGTTTTTGGATTTCTGAAGGCGAATTTGGCGTTCACTCGTTTCTCTGTGAGGGGAAATGAGAAGGTGAAAAATGAAATGGGCTTCGCATTCATGGCCGTGAATTTGAGGAAATACACGGCCATAAACAACATTCACGCATCAACAAATGGAAAGAATACAAGAAAAAAAGCGAGTGTTCACCAAAAATCGGTGAACACTCGCTTTTTGTTTCAATTTGACTGGTTATGTCCCAGCCTCTTCTTTTACCATCGTAACTGA
- the tnpB gene encoding IS66 family insertion sequence element accessory protein TnpB (TnpB, as the term is used for proteins encoded by IS66 family insertion elements, is considered an accessory protein, since TnpC, encoded by a neighboring gene, is a DDE family transposase.), whose amino-acid sequence MNGRTVEQVYLAAGPTDLRKSIDGLAVIVQELFELDPFSHALFVFCNRKKDKLKILFWDHNGFWLYYRRLEKGLFDWPDFGSSQPLPITSRQLNWLLDGLPLNQRQAHPSVAAKKII is encoded by the coding sequence ATGAATGGGCGGACAGTCGAACAGGTCTATTTAGCTGCTGGACCGACTGACCTTCGGAAATCAATCGATGGGCTGGCTGTCATTGTTCAAGAGCTTTTTGAACTTGACCCGTTCTCTCACGCGCTCTTTGTGTTCTGTAATCGGAAGAAAGACAAACTCAAGATCTTATTTTGGGATCACAATGGCTTTTGGCTCTATTACCGTCGGCTGGAAAAAGGATTGTTTGATTGGCCAGACTTTGGCTCTAGCCAACCACTTCCCATCACATCCAGACAGTTGAACTGGCTACTTGATGGTCTTCCACTGAACCAACGCCAGGCGCATCCTTCTGTGGCAGCGAAAAAAATTATTTAG